A genomic window from Algoriphagus sp. Y33 includes:
- a CDS encoding terpene synthase family protein, whose product MKAVVEFPVAINRHCRSLDVAVLKWAWAAGLFEDPAELERCRLQKVNWFAGYLFPEEMPKRMELIMKFFLCLFLLDDLLDIRMEPSMIEFLKNLKAGKSFHADARLQSLGSALLLLHQAIQQENAFSGAKGEWDIVWFDYLEALQWEIQIKLDGTPPALKEYRLYRPFASGAYLALQFLRKKTAGLACEAELLEYTTVRYICLSNDLASYEKELAIGDVHNEVMILREDMGDEALFRIQQEINSLRKRILLLAGQVWSQSYGCRDWIRSLLLLAGGSGAWTADTSRYKGYINGSSGSH is encoded by the coding sequence ATGAAGGCAGTCGTTGAATTTCCCGTAGCCATTAATAGACATTGCAGGTCGCTGGACGTAGCGGTGCTCAAGTGGGCATGGGCAGCAGGATTGTTCGAAGATCCCGCCGAGCTGGAGCGTTGCAGACTGCAGAAGGTGAACTGGTTTGCGGGATATCTTTTTCCTGAGGAGATGCCCAAGCGGATGGAATTGATTATGAAATTCTTCCTCTGCCTCTTTTTACTGGATGATCTGCTGGATATCCGGATGGAGCCTAGCATGATTGAATTTCTGAAGAATCTGAAAGCAGGCAAATCCTTCCATGCCGATGCCAGGCTGCAAAGTTTGGGTAGCGCGCTTCTGCTGCTGCATCAGGCTATCCAACAGGAAAATGCTTTTTCCGGGGCCAAAGGGGAATGGGATATAGTCTGGTTTGATTACCTGGAAGCCCTGCAATGGGAAATCCAAATTAAGCTGGACGGCACCCCTCCGGCACTGAAAGAATACAGATTATACAGGCCTTTTGCCTCCGGTGCATACTTGGCGTTGCAGTTTCTCAGAAAGAAAACAGCGGGTCTTGCATGCGAAGCCGAGCTGTTGGAATACACTACAGTGAGGTACATCTGCCTATCCAATGACCTGGCATCCTATGAAAAGGAGCTGGCAATAGGCGATGTCCACAATGAAGTGATGATCCTTAGGGAAGATATGGGAGATGAAGCCCTCTTCCGAATACAGCAGGAAATAAACAGCCTTAGAAAAAGGATATTGCTCCTTGCCGGGCAGGTGTGGAGCCAATCGTATGGATGCAGGGACTGGATCCGTAGCCTCTTGCTGTTGGCCGGAGGAAGTGGAGCCTGGACGGCGGATACCTCCAGGTATAAGGGATATATCAATGGAAGTTCCGGAAGTCATTAA
- a CDS encoding MauE/DoxX family redox-associated membrane protein, whose amino-acid sequence MKSPISLTSVLAEGAAWLLAALFAYTAVSKVYDWSGTLRAVKGQVFPDWMTLPLLYGLPILEVSLAVILLLPKTRKAALGISFVLMAAFTGYVALVLTGVFGRIPCSCGGILSSLDWNEHLLVNLVLMAIAAVGWIMQSHLIKSKQPNPL is encoded by the coding sequence ATGAAAAGCCCAATATCCCTTACCTCAGTCCTAGCCGAAGGAGCCGCCTGGCTGCTGGCCGCCCTCTTTGCCTATACGGCGGTGAGTAAGGTGTATGATTGGAGCGGAACGCTGAGGGCTGTAAAAGGACAGGTATTTCCGGACTGGATGACCCTACCACTCCTGTATGGCCTACCCATCTTAGAAGTATCGCTTGCGGTGATATTGCTACTGCCAAAGACCAGAAAAGCCGCATTGGGGATAAGCTTTGTGCTGATGGCGGCCTTTACAGGATATGTAGCCCTGGTGCTTACCGGGGTTTTCGGGAGAATACCATGTTCCTGCGGTGGAATACTATCCTCTCTGGACTGGAATGAGCATTTGCTTGTAAATCTGGTTTTGATGGCCATTGCAGCTGTAGGCTGGATAATGCAATCCCATTTAATAAAATCAAAACAACCAAACCCATTATGA
- a CDS encoding RagB/SusD family nutrient uptake outer membrane protein, producing the protein MKIFSILLLFSILLSSCSEYLDAKPDKSLVVPSELEDLQGLLDNTNVMNNSGSLGLLASDDIFTVDAGYLAFSSEWMRRGYIWQDDLFIGENFVSDWIRPYQQIFYSNVVLESLDKNPESNSPTFNQVQGSAYFYRAYAYFGLCQVFAPAYLENGSGALPGVPIKPDSNVNDHQALAELAKNYQLIIDDLNRSLELLPDKADYSTRPSKQAAHAMLSRVYLSIGNYGQAEFHAEASLSIGNDLVDFEEILSTNSFPMASARHLIPRMNKEIVFFDQLVSDSYLSNANFFADTTVINSYKEGDIRRLVFFYLNPSTGGNNFVGHFTGNFRYFNGITVSEVLLNKAECLARKGDGEGAIATLEILRSSRFEESKYSPLAWEDGNVLDVVLEERRRELICRGYLRWMDLKRLSFDPNYSKEIIRVIEGRNYRLDTKNSPMHFPIPQMETDLNDHINP; encoded by the coding sequence ATGAAAATCTTTTCAATACTTCTCTTATTCTCCATACTCCTCTCTTCATGTAGTGAATACCTGGATGCCAAACCGGATAAATCTCTGGTAGTTCCTTCCGAACTTGAAGACTTACAAGGTCTTTTGGACAACACAAATGTGATGAACAACAGCGGGTCTTTGGGACTGTTGGCCTCTGATGACATCTTTACAGTTGATGCCGGATACCTGGCATTTTCTTCGGAATGGATGCGAAGAGGCTACATTTGGCAGGACGATTTATTCATAGGTGAAAACTTCGTTTCTGATTGGATCCGTCCCTATCAACAAATCTTTTATTCCAATGTAGTACTCGAGAGTTTAGACAAAAATCCTGAATCGAATAGCCCTACTTTTAACCAGGTACAGGGAAGTGCATATTTCTATAGGGCATATGCCTATTTTGGGTTATGTCAGGTATTTGCACCAGCTTATCTAGAAAATGGGAGTGGAGCATTACCGGGAGTTCCTATCAAGCCTGATTCCAACGTGAATGACCATCAGGCCTTGGCTGAGTTAGCTAAGAATTATCAATTGATAATTGACGATTTAAACCGATCTCTGGAATTATTGCCTGATAAAGCTGACTATTCGACCAGACCTTCGAAGCAAGCGGCCCACGCAATGCTAAGTAGAGTTTACCTTTCTATTGGCAATTATGGGCAGGCGGAGTTCCATGCTGAGGCATCACTTTCCATAGGAAATGACTTGGTAGATTTTGAAGAAATTTTAAGCACAAATTCATTTCCTATGGCTTCTGCCCGGCACTTGATACCAAGGATGAATAAGGAGATTGTGTTTTTTGATCAGTTAGTGTCAGATAGCTACCTCTCGAACGCAAATTTTTTCGCGGATACTACAGTTATTAACTCCTATAAGGAAGGTGATATTCGCAGGCTGGTTTTCTTTTACCTGAATCCGTCCACTGGTGGGAATAATTTTGTGGGGCACTTTACAGGTAACTTTAGGTATTTCAACGGGATCACAGTTTCGGAAGTCTTGTTGAATAAAGCTGAGTGTCTAGCCCGAAAAGGGGATGGGGAAGGAGCAATAGCTACGTTGGAAATTTTAAGAAGTAGCCGCTTTGAGGAGAGCAAGTATAGTCCTTTAGCTTGGGAAGATGGAAATGTTCTAGATGTGGTGTTAGAAGAAAGGAGAAGGGAATTGATTTGTAGAGGGTATTTAAGATGGATGGATCTTAAGCGGCTAAGTTTTGACCCCAATTATTCTAAAGAAATTATAAGGGTTATAGAGGGTCGCAATTACAGGCTCGATACAAAAAATAGTCCAATGCATTTTCCCATTCCCCAAATGGAGACGGATTTAAATGATCATATAAACCCCTAA
- a CDS encoding DUF6266 family protein encodes MGKVTDGVLGGISGKVGNLVFYQVDGETLVRTKPGGRSGTSALQSYNQQAFALVQEFLSPMKRELAIGFAAFKIGTKRGIDRAKSLMLRNGIYPQDGVPVLHPQKAMVSSGDLTGVEDGVLGALVAASFSIAWTPNSWDGSARDGDKTFVAVYDTAAQRVFSVKGEAYRKQGTQMIALPWEPLDLGAGESGVYVYFSFYSERSSKVVFSDSVCLGRLGG; translated from the coding sequence ATGGGAAAAGTAACAGACGGAGTACTGGGCGGGATTTCCGGTAAGGTGGGAAATCTGGTTTTCTACCAGGTAGATGGAGAGACGTTGGTCAGAACTAAGCCAGGAGGGAGAAGCGGCACATCCGCGCTACAGTCGTATAACCAGCAGGCCTTTGCGTTGGTACAGGAGTTTTTGTCCCCTATGAAGAGAGAGTTGGCGATTGGGTTCGCAGCATTTAAAATCGGCACCAAGCGGGGAATAGACAGGGCCAAGAGCTTGATGCTCCGGAATGGGATTTATCCGCAGGATGGTGTTCCTGTACTGCACCCTCAGAAAGCAATGGTCTCCTCAGGGGATCTGACAGGAGTGGAGGATGGAGTGCTGGGAGCTCTGGTAGCAGCGAGTTTCAGCATAGCATGGACACCCAATAGTTGGGATGGTTCTGCCCGCGATGGGGACAAGACTTTTGTGGCAGTCTATGACACCGCAGCGCAGCGGGTATTTTCTGTGAAGGGTGAAGCCTATAGAAAGCAGGGAACCCAGATGATAGCACTGCCCTGGGAACCTCTGGATTTGGGTGCTGGGGAGAGCGGGGTATATGTGTATTTTTCCTTTTACTCTGAACGCTCCTCCAAAGTAGTCTTTTCAGATTCGGTCTGTCTGGGGAGGTTAGGGGGATAA